AGAGTGGCGATAGGTAAGAGAGGGTTAGAAGGTTCTAACCCAAAATATAAACTTCTTTGTTATAGCGATAAAATTATAAAATATTAGTGTAGATTGGTGGCTAAAAGAGAAAAGAATTCCTTAGTGTACTCTCTAGGGTTTCCTTTGTGAACTTCGTGTAAGGGGTCAGGTTTTGATAATTTAGTAATAAAAAAACCTCCAGTTATAGCTTACGCTAATCTGGAGGTTTTTATAAAATATAAGTCAGTTTTTACCTTTTTAAATTCCTCGTCCTGGGTTGTCTTATTCTGTCTTTCAAGATTAAATTATCCTTAGAAACTGGTGGGCGTGGTCTTTCTTTTATACTATTCTTATTCAATTCATCTCTGTTATTTAAAATATCTTCCTTCGTTCTCTCCCTATCTTCAACCTGTGGTATCCCATCTGGAAATCTATCCTCCAGCTTATCCTTCACATATTCCTGGAATTCAGGATTCTCTTTTATACCTTCTATGATCTCCTTTTTCTCTTCATCGGACAGGTCATCCCAAGAAACGTCGTTGTCATAATAATCATCATAATACCCGTAGTAATAATCGTTATACCAAGGGTCATAATCGGTATTAGTAGAAGTTTTATCGGCAGAGCTGCAGCCCAGTAGGATCAATCCCACCAGTATTAAAAATATTTTTTTCATAATAGATCACTCCTTTCAACAATATAAAATCTAAATATTTAATAGTTTAATTAATAACTGCTCCATTTTAATTCATTGGTACTAAGAGCACCTTTTCTATCGCTATATCCTACAGGCCTTACTACCCAATTTAGTTTGAGAGATTCTCCTCCTGCAATGAAATCAATAGGTGCTCCTCCATCAAAAAGGGTATACATATCATTGTTATTATCTAAATTATTTTCTAATGCTAACGATGTATGTCCCCCATAAACCAATTCGGAACCTGTTGTATAATATATTGATCCCCCTACTTCTATCTGCTTTTCTCTGGCTTCACGGGAACTGTTAGTTACAGCTATTAAATCATTTGTTTTTTTATCAACCTTCCTTCTTATCTCTTCTAATGTTATAAAGGTAGGTGAGGTCGAATCACTTACAGTTTTATCTAGAATAATAATTGGTATAGATGTTCTAACAGCACCTAATACTGCAACAGCTTTAGCATCTTTTGCTTTTGCTAACTCTCTTCTCAATTTTGGGGCTAATGTTGTTGCTAATATCCCTATTATAGCTATTACAACCAGCAGTTCAATAAGTGTAAACCCATTACTTTTATTTTTTTTCATAAATACATCCTCTACTTTAAAAATTTGTCATTTTTGTTTTTCAATTTAATTGACATGTCTAATAATCAATTATGACATATATTGTTTAATTTTCATATTATTATTTTATATATTATTAGCTCAACATTGTCAAATTAAATGCAGATTCTGATAATCGTCATTGAGAAACAATACTGTCGAAGATGAATGACTATAAACTTCAGAATTAGAAAAAATACTAATCATTATAACGTTAGTTTCTCTGATCTGAGATTCATATTTAAAATTAGATATATTTATATCTAATTTTAATATTCGTAAATCGAAAGGAGTCGTATCAAGGACGAAAACCTTGGAATCTTTAACATGTATTTCCATTCACGAGTATTTAAAAGAAGTTCACCTTCTATGAATTAACATTTAAAATCAAAATCAAGTTCTAAAGAGTCCCTCTTTTATACGGGTTCTTTCTTTTTTTCTGAAAAAGAAATGAACGAAAGAAAAGCAGACTTTTTCTAAATAATGTTATAGAGTAAGTCCATGGATCCCCGTTTCTTATTGGGATGCCTGACGGACATGGCGGGTACGACGAAACTCGTGAGATATATTCTGGGAAGTAGGATAACATCTAGAAAAAGAAATTAGGTTCAAAAGATAAGTCAAAATAAAAAACCAGAACCTAGTCTGCGTCAGGGTCAAAAGAAGAAGATTCTCTTACTAACCTTTCTATTTTTTTCCTTTGTGAGCTTCGTGTAAGGATTTTTGGAGTGAAATCTGACAAATTAATTTAATCCGTGTAAATTAAAGTATTTCTGTGTATCTCGTAGAGATCCGCGTTCTATGGATTGATTAAAGTCAGAACCTAGTCTGTGTCAGGGGAAAAAAGAAGAAGATTCTCTTAGTGACCTTTCTATTTTTTTCCTTTGTGAGCTTCGTGTATGGGATTAGGTTTTAATAACTTAATACAATTTATGACAAAAAATAAATTTCAGATATCCTTGTTATAACAGTATTCGATTTGACAAAACAAATTATATATCTTATATATAATAGTAAGATTGTGCAATTTATAACGAGATACAGGGGGGATTTTATTTATGATTACATCCGGTTATAGTTTTATAGCATTTATAGTTTGTTTTGCAGCAGGTGTATTTTTTATTGAAGAAAAGTTAAAATCTAAAACGAAATTTTTTGAGGTTATTCCGCCACTGGTAATTATCTACTTTGGGGTAATGCTAATGTCTACTTTTGGTTTTTGGTCACTATCTATTGATGGGGTAAAAACAGGAGCAGGTATAGCAAGGAACGGAATGAAGAGTGCTATTTTACCATCTATGATATTTTTGATGTTATTAAAGTGTGACCTACGGCATATCCTAAAATTAGGACCAAAGATGTTATTGGCATTTTTCTCGGCTACATTCAGTATAATGACTGGGTTTGTAGTAACATTTATGATCTTCAAGGATAAGCTGGCTGAAAATTCTTGGCAGGCTTTTGGAGCACTATCCGGTTCTTGGATTGGTGGAACTCAAAACATGGTAGCAGTACAGCAGGCATTAAATTTAGATGATGTAGGGATGGGATATACCTTATTGATAGATTCTATAGATTATTCAATTTGGATCATGCTCTTACTATTCTTTGTTGGTTCAAGTAAATTAATAATGGCTTTTAATAAATTTAATAAAGCCGATACCAGTATAGTAGAGGAACTTTCGGAGCATTTGGCTGCATTGGATGAAGAGATAGTAAAAGAAGTTACATTTTTAGACCTATTCGGTACATTGGCATTTGCTTTAGGAGCAGGAGCTTTTTGCGTATGGGTAGCTCAATATCTTCCACAGACTACTTTTTTAAACAATACAACTTGGTCTATTTTATTGGTTACAATTATGGGTATTGTAGGTGGAATGTCTCCAATGAGTAAAGTTCCGGGGTCCAAACAATTATCCAATATATTTTTATATACGTTGATTGGATTGATAGCTTCTTCTGCAAACTTTGCAGAATTAACAGAGGCACCAGTTTACATCATTGCAGGAGCATGTATCTTAGGAATTCATGGTCTTATGATGGCAATCTTTGCTAAGATATTTAAATTTGACCTCTTTACTTGTTGTGTTGCATCGGTGGCAAATATCGGAGGAGTTGCATCTGCACCTGTAATTGCAGGAGCATATAATGATTCTTTAGTTCCAGTAGGAGTACTTATGGGAATGTTAGGAGCAATCATAGGAACAGGGATGGGGCTTATCATGGCTAAGATCTTATTTTCATTACTGTAAAATATAATAAGAAAATAATAAGAATATCAGAAACTTCTTCCTGCATCTAGAGAAATCTAGAAGTAGGAGGATTTTTTTTATTTCTTTAACTTTTAATTTTGAAGGCGATGAGTTAGTTAAGGAGAATACCCTTAGAGTTTAATTTTTTTTTGGAGGAGTCGCGATAGTTTTCTCTATTGTCATATTTAGAAAATTCTTTTTAATTATAAGAATTTTTAATATTCATCACCTCGTGAAAACGCTAATATGAAAGGAGTAAGAAAGTTCTAAGGGTTCCGCCCTTAATACGGCCCCTTTCTTGTCTTGATACAAGAATAGGGGGAAAGAAAATCAAGAAGTTTATAAAGGTCTTTGTATAGTAATACACAATCGTCATTGTAGAAACAGTCCTGCCGAAGCTCAACGACTATAAACTTCAGAATTAGAAAAATACTAATCATTATAACGTTAGTTTCTCTGATCTGAGAGAAACTATAAGAAGGAGGAGTTAGATTTGATCCGCGTTCTATAGGTTCTCTTGGTGTACTCTCTTATTTTAACTTTGTGAGCTTCGTGTAAAGAATCAGATTTTAAAACTCTTATACTATAAGGTCTTCTACATTTGATCTGGTAAAATAAATACTCTTCCTAAGTTTTGTAATAAATTTTTAGAAAAAATGCTATTTATTTCTTGCATTTTTGATAAAATTGCAATATAATAAATCAAATACAAAATTGTAATTATTACAAATTAAATTAGAGGAGGAATAAAATGGGTTTAAATATGTGGAATGGATATAAAAATAACTTATTCAAATTTGACGGATGGAGAAAGGTAACAGCTAAAAAATCTAGCGTAACATTTACTTCAGACGGGTGGCAGAATAAGGTCAGCAGTAGCAAGAGTTTTAAAGTTCATACAGATGGATGGAAAAATTCAATAACTTTATAAGTTTCCCCTATAGACATAATAAAAAAATCCTCCTGCCCGTAGATATATCTAACTTACAGAAGGATTTTTTTATTGAGTTTTTTTATTTCCAGCTGCTGAGTTCTTCATAGAGTTCCCCTACTGTATCTATTATTCGAGGAGTCGGTCTCAGTATTTTAGAAGACTCAACTATTGCAACATTTCCCTTTTTCCCTGCTGTTGTTTCCATCACAAAGGGACTGCTGTTTAATATGTCTTCCTTTCCCTTAATTCCCATGGCCCCCAATAATATATCTGGATTTTGAGATATTAAATATTCAGGTGAAAGAATAGGTCTTCCCCCCTTTAAATTATCTGTGATATTTTCTATCCCCAATATTTCAAAAACCTGTCCTGGTAAAGATTTTGAATTAAATGCCATCATAGGAGAGGTGCTGAATAAAAAAGCTCCCTTATATCCCAGTGGATTTTTTTCTAACTTTTTCTCTACCGCATTTAATTTTTCTCTATATTCCACTGCAACTGTATTTGATCTTTCAGCCTTCCCTGTTAATTTTCCATAAATTTTTACATTATCCAAAATTTCTTCAAAACTATCTCCGTTATTTATAAGGTATGGAATCCCCCTTTCCTTCAAAGATTTTCCAAAATCTGATATCATTGGATTTATTATCACTAGATCCGGTTTATACGATATAATTTTTTCAATGGAAGGTTTATAGAGAGTTCCAACTGATGGTATTCTTTTCGTTTTTTCCATTGGCCAAATATCTTGGTTCATAGTATTGGCTATAGCAACTATATTTTCTTCCCCTCCAATCATATAAACAATTTCTACAACTGCGGGGTCTATTAAGATTATTTTAGAATATTCTTTTAACGCCACCTTGTTTCCTTGATTATCTACAACTTTCTTTCCCTCTATTTTTAATGAAAATGCCTGAACACTCATCATCAATATAGATATTAAAACAAATATTTTTTTCACTTTTCCTCCTTAAATTATTGGAATAACATATGGATTATTTTGATTATCGCTAATGACACTACATTTTAAATTATAGATCTCCATCAATATATTTTCTGTTAAAACTTCTTTAGGGATCCCCCGATACTTAGCCGCTCCACCCTTCATAATAATCAGTTCATCACAAAACATCGATGCTAAATTTAAATCATGTATCACTGCAACAGCCGTTATATCCTTCTTTTTTACCATAGTTTTTACCTTTCCCATTAATTCTACTGCATGATTTAAATCTAGTGCCGAAGTAGGCTCATCCAAAAGTAGTATCTCTGGATCCTGAGCTAGAGCTCTGGCCAAAAGTATCCTCTGGAACTCTCCTCCCGATAGATTAAAAGCTGTTCTATCCTTAAAATCATCTAACCCCAAATCATTTATAATGTTTCTTGTGATCTCTCTGTCCTTTCTGCTATATCCATGCCACGAACTTTTTAAATGGGGTAATCTTCCCATGAGGACAAATTCTTCTACATTCATAGGAGATGATAAACTTGATTTTTGAGGTACAAATGATAATTTTTGAGCTAATTCTTTCGGACCATATTCCCTCAGTTCCCTTTCTCCTATCTGTATCCTTCCGTCCCTATTTTTTAGTACACCTAAGACAGTCTTCAAGAGAGTTGATTTTCCGCATCCATTGGGTCCCAGAATACCTGTTAATTTGCCTTTTTTTATGTGTAAATTTACCCCTTTTAGGACCTCTCTTTCCCCGTATGAGATCTTTAATTTTTCTATCTTTATCGCCATCATCCCAGCCTCCCTTTATTTTTAAAAGCCAGGTACAGGAAGAACGGTGCTCCAAAAAATGCAGTTACTACACCTATTGGAATTTCTACAGGTGCTAGCACTACCCTCCCGATAGTGTCGCAGACCAGTAAAAAAAATCCTCCTGCAAGAGCAGCGTTTGGAAGGAGTTTTGCATTACTAGGTCCTGTAATCATCCTTATTGTATGGGGGATTATCAGCCCTACAAATCCTATCATTCCTGAGAATGCTACAGAGAAAGCTACCACCAATGAAGCTACTACCAAAACCTTTATCTTTAATTTTTCTACATTTATTCCCAAAGAATGTGCTTCCTCGTCTCCAGACAGCAAAGCATCCAATTGATTTCTATTTAAACAAAATACCAACATGGAGAAGATGAGAGGTACTATCAATATAAATACTTTTTGCCAGGTTGCATTCCCTAGATACCCCATAAGCCACATTGTGATTTTAAATGAATCTTCTCCTATGAGATACATTGCAAAAGATGTCATAGCTCCTATAAAAGATGAGATTGCTATTCCTATTATAAGCAGGGTAGTCACATCTACTTTGCCTCCCTTATTGGATAGTTTAAATATCAAAATAGTGCTGATTATACAGGCAAAAAAAGCTGTAACTCCATACATTATATCCGGCATATCAAATATGTATGCTATCACTGCTCCAAAGGTAGCACTAGCTGCTATCCCTATTATATATGGATCTGCCAAGGGATTTTGAAACACAGTCTGTACAACTACACCACTAGAAGATAACATCATTCCAATGAGTACAGCCATGAAAATTCTCGGTAACCTTATATCATAAATAATTGTTTTTATATAGTCCGGAGCTGTCTCTGGAAAAATTATATAGCTAATAGGTGTTGGAACACTCCCTATCTTAATAGAGAGTATTCCAACCACTAAAATTCCCAGAACCAGCATAAACGGCAATATTTTTTTCATGCTAATTCTCCTTTTTTATTTTTTTAAAAACTATACTTAAATCCTACATAATAATTTCTTTCTGCTGCCGGGTTATAACTTTTCCCGTCAGAACTATTAGAATCTTCATAAACACCTGTATAATACATCTCATTAAATATATTATTTATTCCTGCATATAATTTTAAACCATTATCCAAAACATAATTTACAGTTAGATCTGTAACGATATAATCATTTACTTTCCCACCTGTATTTTCATCATTTAAATAATATCCGTCCCTATAGATTGTATTTAACCCCAGAGATAGTTTCTTATTAAAGTTATAAGTTAAGTTTATATTTCCTGTATATTTAGAAACTCCAGGAACATAGTTACCAGAGGTGTCTACACTTCCGTCACTTTCCTTTATCTTGGCATCTATATATGTAAACCCTTCTGATATGGTGAACTTCCCTATATACTGTTCCGCAAATAATTCCACTCCTGTTCTTCTGGTCTTTCCGATGTTATAGAATTTCCAATCATATGGCATATTCCCACTCTGGACTATCTCATCTTTAGTCTCTGTATAAAAAGCAGTTGCACTGATATATGAATTAAATACATAATCTTTTAACCCCAATTCAAATGTGTTATATGTTTCCGATTGGAGATCGTTAAATGTATAATCTCCTGTAATTTTATCTTTATCTATAAATTCACTTGGTCCGGGAGTTCTAAATCCGCCTTCAAACCTTGTATATACATTTCCTGTGTCACTATATAAATAATTTACTCCTAATTCATAGGCATCATTTACAGTGTCTGAATCATAGTTAAAAGTATCTATTTCACTATATCCTGGAGTTGTCGGCAGGGATAGAGGTGGACCAAAAGTATATTTATCCGAATATCTGTCTATCTCATACTTACTCTTTTCCCTTCTGTACCCTTGGGTAAACTCAAAACTTCCTGTCTTATATTTATTTAAAGCATATCCACCGAAAGTTTCTTTTTCCATATCATA
This sequence is a window from Psychrilyobacter atlanticus DSM 19335. Protein-coding genes within it:
- a CDS encoding ABC transporter ATP-binding protein; translated protein: MMAIKIEKLKISYGEREVLKGVNLHIKKGKLTGILGPNGCGKSTLLKTVLGVLKNRDGRIQIGERELREYGPKELAQKLSFVPQKSSLSSPMNVEEFVLMGRLPHLKSSWHGYSRKDREITRNIINDLGLDDFKDRTAFNLSGGEFQRILLARALAQDPEILLLDEPTSALDLNHAVELMGKVKTMVKKKDITAVAVIHDLNLASMFCDELIIMKGGAAKYRGIPKEVLTENILMEIYNLKCSVISDNQNNPYVIPII
- a CDS encoding type II secretion system protein — translated: MKKNKSNGFTLIELLVVIAIIGILATTLAPKLRRELAKAKDAKAVAVLGAVRTSIPIIILDKTVSDSTSPTFITLEEIRRKVDKKTNDLIAVTNSSREAREKQIEVGGSIYYTTGSELVYGGHTSLALENNLDNNNDMYTLFDGGAPIDFIAGGESLKLNWVVRPVGYSDRKGALSTNELKWSSY
- a CDS encoding DUF819 domain-containing protein; translated protein: MITSGYSFIAFIVCFAAGVFFIEEKLKSKTKFFEVIPPLVIIYFGVMLMSTFGFWSLSIDGVKTGAGIARNGMKSAILPSMIFLMLLKCDLRHILKLGPKMLLAFFSATFSIMTGFVVTFMIFKDKLAENSWQAFGALSGSWIGGTQNMVAVQQALNLDDVGMGYTLLIDSIDYSIWIMLLLFFVGSSKLIMAFNKFNKADTSIVEELSEHLAALDEEIVKEVTFLDLFGTLAFALGAGAFCVWVAQYLPQTTFLNNTTWSILLVTIMGIVGGMSPMSKVPGSKQLSNIFLYTLIGLIASSANFAELTEAPVYIIAGACILGIHGLMMAIFAKIFKFDLFTCCVASVANIGGVASAPVIAGAYNDSLVPVGVLMGMLGAIIGTGMGLIMAKILFSLL
- a CDS encoding FecCD family ABC transporter permease — protein: MKKILPFMLVLGILVVGILSIKIGSVPTPISYIIFPETAPDYIKTIIYDIRLPRIFMAVLIGMMLSSSGVVVQTVFQNPLADPYIIGIAASATFGAVIAYIFDMPDIMYGVTAFFACIISTILIFKLSNKGGKVDVTTLLIIGIAISSFIGAMTSFAMYLIGEDSFKITMWLMGYLGNATWQKVFILIVPLIFSMLVFCLNRNQLDALLSGDEEAHSLGINVEKLKIKVLVVASLVVAFSVAFSGMIGFVGLIIPHTIRMITGPSNAKLLPNAALAGGFFLLVCDTIGRVVLAPVEIPIGVVTAFFGAPFFLYLAFKNKGRLG
- a CDS encoding ABC transporter substrate-binding protein, with amino-acid sequence MKKIFVLISILMMSVQAFSLKIEGKKVVDNQGNKVALKEYSKIILIDPAVVEIVYMIGGEENIVAIANTMNQDIWPMEKTKRIPSVGTLYKPSIEKIISYKPDLVIINPMISDFGKSLKERGIPYLINNGDSFEEILDNVKIYGKLTGKAERSNTVAVEYREKLNAVEKKLEKNPLGYKGAFLFSTSPMMAFNSKSLPGQVFEILGIENITDNLKGGRPILSPEYLISQNPDILLGAMGIKGKEDILNSSPFVMETTAGKKGNVAIVESSKILRPTPRIIDTVGELYEELSSWK